TAGTGttcccccccgtgtccccccatgTCACCCCATTACTGTCCCTCCATATCCTCCATCACTCCTCCTCATGCCTCTCCGTGTCCCCCAATCTTCTTCTCCTCCATTGTCCCCCCATGATTCCCCCTCGTGTACCCCGTCTCCCCCGTGATTCCCCCTTGGTGTCCCGCcagtgtccccccgtgtcccctcattatctccccagtatccccccgtgtccccccagtaTCCTCTCTGTGTCctcccttggtgtccctcctGTCCTCCCAGGTTCCCCCCACGATTCCACCCACGTgttcccccgtgtcccccaccATTGTCCCCCCCTCATTGtcccccccgctgtccccccgtgtcccccgctgtcccccccgtgtcccccccattgtcccccccgctgtccccccgtgtcccccgctgtcccccccgtgtcccccccccattgtcccccccgctgtccccctgtgtccctcatGATTCCCCCCCGTgttcccccagtgtccccccccGTTTCCCCCCCCGtctcccccgtgtcccccccatgACTCCCCCCCATTGTCCCCCAttgtcccccccgtgtccccctcgctgtccccccgctgtcccccgtgtccccagccggTGTCGCTCCTCCAGCGCTGCTGTTCCCGCGCTGTCCGCCAGGGGGCagcgccgccccgccgggccctcAGGGCCGTGACCGGAacgggcggggccgggccggggtgagcggggctgggccgggccgggccgggccggggccgggcgggggtcCCTGCGGACCCGGGCGGGGGTCCCGGCGCGGCCCACGCGGGTCGCCGTTCCCTGCGGCTGGAGCGGGCCCGGCCGGTGACCGCCGTGTCCCGCCCTCGGCAGGCATGTGGTCGGTGCTGTGGGCGGCCGTGCGCTCCAAGGCCCCGTACGTCACCTTCCCGGTGGCCTTCGTGGTGGGGCTGGTGGGCTCCCAGCTGGAGTGGTTCCTGCGCGGAGACCCCCCGGCCACGGCCCAGGAGGAGAAGAGCATCTCGGAGCAGCGGGAGGACCGCAAGCTGCAGGAGATCGTGGGCGAGGACGTGACCAAGGTGGTGAGCCTGAAGGACAAGCTGGAGTTCGCCCCCCGAGCCGTGCTCAACAGAAACCGCCCCGAAAAGAGTTAATAAAGGGTGATTTGGGCAAAGGCCGTGCCCCGGAGCGGCTGCTGGGGGCTCCCCTGACACTGCACTGCTTCCACACCAGCCTCCCTCCTGCACCTGCTGCTCCTCGCCCTCCCGGGCCCTCTCAGGGTCAGGTTTGCCCACCCCATGGATTTGCTCAAGGtacccagagctggctgggagcGGGCAGGGAGCCGTGCGAGGAGGTGGAGCGAGTCTGAAACTCCTCAGCTCTCGCCAGGCCTGGCTCCTGCACCACAAAACACTCTCAGCCTGGTTCCATCTGTGTCTCCTCAGGTTTGATTTCTTCCATGGTGTGGAGGTAGAAGAGCTTTGGACCTGAGTGCCATGGGATGGGGTCAGGCTGACTGCCAATGACAGGAggaactgctgctctgcttgatGAACCCCAATACAGCCCCACGCCACAGGGTTACTCCAGCAGCCATGGAGCCCTCTGAGGATCCCCTCCCTGCATCATCCCTCCCAGGAACGGTGACAGGGGGACGTGAAAGTCCTCGTCCTGCTCTGTTGTGGTGCTCTGAGCGTGGCAGTGTGTTGGGAATGGGGAGATCTCTGCCCTCTGCACAATAAACTTCTGTCAGTCCTTGGGCCTCTGTGTCTTCTgcatcagcacagccccagccctgggtcaGAGCATGTCTGTGCTCCCTGTGTGTTCAAGAAGCAGCTACTACAAATGCCATTGCTGTCCCTGGCGGGGCACTGACCTCCAGGCCTGGCAGCCCAGGGGTGAGCcggaaggaggaggaggcaccaaattcccagcctgtgctgtggctgtggctccctcccagctcccccagctgcgTCACTGCTTCCCTTTGACCTCTTTATCTGGAGAagggctgtgacagcagagggtgggtcccaggggacaggggtcccactggggtgctgagcagggagaggctggtggcactgggggccAGTGGCTGGTGTCCCCTCCAAGCTCAGGCattgctggcacagcaggacaaaccccagccagagctgcctgagcagggccagggccggGTTATCGCTGCCTCCCGGATTGTTTTTTCCCGTGGTGCCTGAGCAaggccccagctctgccccggcccggccttCCCCTCTGGGGGACGATAAATCTGCCGTGCCCGGTGTGAGTGCTGGGGTCAGCAGCCAGTCAGCATTCACACCGTGCTGTCCTGTGCCCCAGCCAGGgccattcctgccctgctgacaGCTTTACTGCCGTGCTCCCGGCTCTGTTTGcctcctgagctgctgtcctggcctGGACTGCTGCCCTCAGCTGGGCTCATGGCCCGGCAGCACCGGGAACACTCTGACCTGTGCTGTGAAGGCAGCTGAACCCCCGGAGAAGGTGCCTGGTGTGATTTAGAGCCTGTCCCAGCCATGTCCCACTGCCACCGTGCCCACCACATTGTCCCCCAGCaggctggcactgtcccctgaAGTAGCCCCTTCCCCTTCAtctcctgctttcccagcca
The genomic region above belongs to Catharus ustulatus isolate bCatUst1 chromosome 26, bCatUst1.pri.v2, whole genome shotgun sequence and contains:
- the LOC117007500 gene encoding small integral membrane protein 12-like, producing MWSVLWAAVRSKAPYVTFPVAFVVGLVGSQLEWFLRGDPPATAQEEKSISEQREDRKLQEIVGEDVTKVVSLKDKLEFAPRAVLNRNRPEKS